The Tubulanus polymorphus chromosome 6, tnTubPoly1.2, whole genome shotgun sequence genome includes a region encoding these proteins:
- the LOC141907836 gene encoding pulmonary surfactant-associated protein D-like, with protein MKLMISTLFLICSTTAVSACVCEAGWTKAGNTKCFIFSSGSLSQHQHCSSSRLAMVESVEENNVAQSLIPSSVHSAYLGFTDPDQMGFSKFTFPSGYHNWANNEPSDVGGDPPDKEPCLEIYQTSGKWNDVNCWDYKPAICSKNCQ; from the exons ATGAAGCTGATGATATCGACTTTGTTTCTGATCTGTTCTACAACGGCAG TTTCAGCGTGTGTTTGCGAAGCCGGTTGGACAAAAGCCGGAAACACGAAATGCTTCATATTTTCTTCGGGATCTCTCTCACAACACCAACATTGCAGCTCATCCAGACTGGCCATGGTAGAGAGCGTTGAAGAGAATAATGTGGCTCAGA GTCTAATACCGTCTTCTGTGCATTCCGCTTATCTCGGGTTTACGGATCCTGATCAGATGGGATTTTCGAAGTTCACATTTCCATCG GGATACCACAATTGGGCCAATAACGAACCAAGCGATGTCGGCGGAGACCCTCCAGACAAAGAACCTTGCCTTGAAATCTATCAGACGTCTGGTAAATGGAACGATGTAAATTGCTGGGATTATAAGCCGGCTATTTGTTCGAAGAActgtcaataa
- the LOC141907837 gene encoding DBH-like monooxygenase protein 1: MPGSDVVVGWMDSNTTKARLVDAHLTGRSQPIEDAMSDWKLLNASSTNGRMNFTFERCLDTGDDAHDMIIKPGVVHIIWAYSKMKIPSLRYTAYHGYSTRGSRQLELYKATQVDNATTRSPTPEPSPTQTTTRHALDTSTACSTTTMPGPFLPAPRHFSRKAFLDPAKKYLLEWQYDGPPSTVITFRVTVKTTGYVGFGLSRNGAMKDADIVVGWVTRGSADLRDMHGVGNAMPVPDAYENWTLKVGYEKDGYTQLTFYRQLDTCDKDGDLRIESGAQRIIYAYNDEDPTDPDTIKYHKSNRGALTLYLLDKPEPTFTPGPDFKSFEFRMPAIEQKVQPGNELYVHHMLVKECRKGRLNDSVLSVHGNKKSPRVLRALNECWTTTAVFAVGADAIVFPRDAGVSIGGASDSVYYRLEIHYDNPHRKSGTYDTSGVRFTYTSKLRKYDVGVMTAGTDFGEPLSKVIPPRQEKFKYRGFCSRECLEMAFKEYTGDEKEIKIFSVFGHAHLAGAGIRTRHFRDGLELPWIHDDMSYDFNYQIWRPLREPVIVKPGDTIMAECTFNTEDRENVTYAGEATTSEMCYSFVSYYPKIPLTYCQATANTTGPASEVWSDKFKESIHFQCRDPPKTNICYEANRYLYQKMLVIKSLDLQVQGTVRTFYFRGRGRV; encoded by the exons ATGCCCGGTAGTGATGTCGTAGTTGGTTGGATGGATTCGAACACAACTAAAGCAAGATTGGTT GACGCTCATTTAACTGGCAGATCTCAACCTATTGAAGATGCAATGTCCGATTGGAAATTACTGAACGCATCTTCCACAAATGGACGCATGAATTTTACATTCGAGCGATGCCTGGACACGGGAGACGACGCTCATGATATGATCATCAAACCC GGCGTGGTGCATATAATTTGGGCGTATTCCAAAATGAAGATTCCCTCGTTGAGGTATACCGCATACCACGGCTATAGCACCAGAGGAAGTAGACAGCTCGAACTGTACAAG GCAACGCAGGTAGACAATGCAACAACGCGATCGCCAACACCAGAACCATCACCAACCCAAACAACAACTAGACATGCCTTAGATACTAGTACAGCATGTAGTACCACTACTATGCCTGGTCCATTTCTACCAGCTCCTCGTCATTTCTCGAGAAAGGCCTTCCTCGATCCTGCCAAGAAATACCTGCTCGAATGGCAATACGACGGACCACCATCTACAGTGATAACATTCCGAGTGACTGTCAAAACGACAGGATACGTGGGTTTCGGGCTGTCCAGAAACGGTGCCATGAAAGATGCTGATATTGTAGTGGGATGGGTGACACGCGGCTCGGCGGATTTACGG GATATGCATGGGGTCGGTAATGCGATGCCTGTTCCTGACGCATACGAAAACTGGACATTGAAGGTAGGATATGAGAAAGATGGATATACACAATTAACATTCTACCGCCAATTGGACACTTGCGATAAAGATGGCGACCTTAGAATTGAG TCCGGAGCTCAGAGAATCATATACGCTTATAACGACGAAGATCCGACCGATCCCGATACCATTAAGTATCACAAATCTAATCGGGGTGCGCTTACATTGTATCTGTTGGACAAACCGGAACCAACCTTCACACCAGGACCCGATTTCAAAAGCTTCGAATTCAGAATGCCAGCC ATCGAACAAAAAGTGCAGCCAGGAAATGAGTTATACGTCCATCATATGCTGGTTAAGGAATGTCGGAAAGGTAGATTGAACGATTCAGTTTTATCTGTTCATGGAAATAAAAAGTCACCACGCGTGCTGCGTGCTCTAAATGAATGTTGGACAACCACTGCTGTTTTTGCCGTCGGCGCTGAC GCGATCGTGTTTCCGAGGGACGCCGGCGTATCGATTGGAGGCGCGTCCGACAGTGTTTACTACCGTCTGGAAATACATTACGACAACCCTCACCGAAAATCTG gtacATACGACACATCTGGGGTGCGATTTACTTACACGTCGAAACTGCGTAAATACGACGTAGGCGTAATGACGGCTGGTACGGATTTCGGCGAGCCACTTTCTAAAGTTATCCCTCCGCGCCAAGAGAAGTTTAAATATCGTGGATTTTGTTCACGAGAATGCCTAGAAATG GCGTTTAAAGAGTACACCGgtgatgaaaaagaaatcaagaTTTTTTCAGTGTTCGGACATGCGCACTTAGCCGGAGCAGGAATTCGCACACGTCATTTCCGTGACGGTCTAGAATTGCCATGGATACATGACGATATGTCCTACGATTTTAACTATCAGATATGGCGACCGCTGAGAGAACCTGTCATCGTAAAACCG GGCGATACGATAATGGCCGAATGTACCTTCAATACCGAAGACCGCGAAAATGTGACTTAC GCTGGTGAAGCTACGACCTCCGAAATGTGTTATTCGTTCGTATCTTACTATCCGAAAATACCGCTCACATATTGTCAAGCAACCGCCAATACAACAGGACCAGCATCTGAAGTGTGGTCGGACAAGTTCAAAGA gTCGATACATTTCCAGTGTAGAGACCCTCCTAAAACCAATATCTGTTATGAAGCTAATAGGTATCTCTACCAGAAAATGTTAGTTATAAAAAGTTTGGACCTACAGGTGCAAG GTACCGTACGAACCTTTTACTTTCGCGGTCGAGGAAGAGTATAA
- the LOC141907838 gene encoding chromaffin granule amine transporter-like: protein MTAAAADTSESWFSSFRRSKLLVKIITFVALLLHTLTSSTLVPLLPPMLVKIGRTPTGGNASSFDSFGASDIYARNLTVISNFSGALGYIVSARWIADFLFTIVTGFLVDRFGNRWPMLVGVLFNMASIFGYAFVPNIASLIVCRILQGIGASLTYVSSLALISETFQDDSERNKALSQVFLGYTVGLLLGYAVGPILFRFTNLMVPFLLLGVLASVDGLLRILKPADDTNTRQDAKNVKISKYCVILFEPYILAGLICNLSLFFGLGIYLATGADWMIYQLRADMWKIGLVLFISLLFMILGDLLAGWYSLKHQWVWLIIALWLYASGMAIYPACTSIWHVIGTEGLARLGIGIGLCCINSLLARVTDLRFGSATYGVTFGLFAATVDFGFILGSLFGGFLVDIMTFAWLYRAEAIFVFLASFSALIYRKMPAAVKDKGEYEKFPAGENYD, encoded by the coding sequence atgactgctgctgctgctgatactTCGGAAAGTTGGTTCAGTTCGTTTCGCAGGTCGAAACTTCTCGTCAAAATCATCACGTTCGTCGCCTTGTTGCTGCATACTTTGACGTCGTCGACGCTCGTGCCTCTTCTACCGCCCATGCTGGTTAAAATCGGGAGAACTCCGACCGGCGGCAACGCTTCATCTTTCGATTCGTTCGGCGCTAGCGACATCTACGCGCGCAACCTTACGGTAATTAGTAACTTTTCGGGCGCGTTGGGCTACATCGTTTCGGCGCGATGGATCGCCGATTTTCTATTCACGATAGTGACCGGGTTTCTAGTGGATAGATTCGGTAACCGGTGGCCCATGCTAGTCGGGGTACTGTTCAACATGGCCTCTATTTTCGGATACGCGTTTGTTCCGAATATCGCGAGTCTGATCGTATGCCGCATTTTACAGGGAATCGGCGCCAGTTTGACTTACGTGTCCAGTTTAGCGCTGATAAGCGAAACTTTTCAAGACGATTCCGAACGAAATAAGGCGCTAAGCCAAGTTTTTCTCGGATATACTGTCGGGCTACTACTAGGTTACGCAGTCGGGCCTATACTGTTCAGATTCACTAATTTGATGGTGCCGTTTTTATTACTAGGCGTGCTCGCTTCCGTCGACGGACTTCTGAGAATACTAAAACCAGCCGATGACACTAATACGCGTCAAGATgccaaaaatgtgaaaatttcaaaatattgcgTCATTTTATTTGAACCATACATCCTGGCCGGTTTGATTTGTAATCTTTCGTTGTTTTTCGGACTCGGTATTTACCTAGCTACGGGCGCTGATTGGATGATTTACCAACTGCGAGCCGACATGTGGAAAATTGGACTAGTTTTATTTATTAGTTTGTTGTTTATGATATTAGGTGACCTACTCGCCGGTTGGTACAGTTTAAAGCACCAGTGGGTGTGGCTTATTATAGCCTTGTGGTTATACGCATCTGGTATGGCGATCTACCCGGCATGCACTTCGATATGGCACGTGATCGGGACGGAAGGACTAGCCCGACTCGGAATAGGTATAGGACTGTGTTGCATCAATTCGCTTCTTGCCCGTGTAACCGATCTACGATtcggtagcgccacctatgGAGTGACGTTCGGGCTGTTCGCGGCTACTGTCGACTTTGGGTTCATATTAGGGTCACTTTTTGGTGGATTTTTGGTCGACATAATGACATTCGCCTGGCTGTACCGAGCCGAGGCTATTTTCGTATTTTTGGCGTCTTTCAGCGCTTTAATCTATCGTAAGATGCCCGCAGCAGTAAAAGATAAAGGAGAATATGAGAAATTCCCAGCTGGCGAGAATTACGACTAG